A window of Variovorax paradoxus EPS genomic DNA:
TCTGCGGCATGCGGGTGGAACCGCCAACCAGGACGATGCCCTGCAGGTCATCAGCCTTGAGCTTCGCATCGCGCAAGGCCTTGCGGACAGCGGCGATGGTCTTGTCTGTGAGCGGTTTGGTCGCTGCATCGAAATGTGCACGCGTCAAATCGAATCGCACAGAACCACCGGCCAAATCCACGTGGAAGGCGACGGCGTCCGAATCGGTGAGCGCCTCTTTCGCAGCGCGGGCTGCCACGAGCACCGCTGCTTTGTCGCTGTCGTTTCTGACCTTCACGTCGGTTTGCGCGAGCACGAAATCGGCGAGCGCGTGGTCGTAGTCGTCGCCGCCGAGCGCCGAATCGCCACCGGTGGCGATGACCTCGAACACGCCCTGGGTCAACCGCAGGATCGAGATATCGAAGGTACCGCCGCCAAGGTCGTAGACCGCGTAGACGCCTTCGCTCGCATTGTCGAGGCCGTAGGCGATGGCCGCGGCCGTGGGCTCGCTGATCAAGCGCAGGACGTTAAGGCCAGCGAGTTGCGCGGCGTCCTTGGTGGCCTGGCGCTGGCCTTCGTCGAAGTAGGCCGGCACTGTGATGACGGCGCCGTAGAGCTCGTCATCGAAGGTGTCTTCGGCGCGGAAGCGCAGCGTGGCGAGAATCTCGGCGCTGATCTCTACGGGCGACTTCTCGCCCACCGAGGTCTGCACCTTCACCATGCCACCCTCGTCGCCGCCGATGCGGTACGACATGGATTCGCGGTTCGCGATGTCGGCAAGGCCGCGACCCATGAGGCGCTTGACCGAGGTGATGGTGTTGGCGGGGTCTTCTGCGCGTGCGGCGAGCGCATCGAAACCGATCTGACGGCGGTCCCCGTCGAGGTAACGCACGGCCGAAGGCAACAGCACACGGCCCTGGTCGTCGGGCAGGCACTCGGCCACGCCATTGCGCACTGCGGCCACCAACGAATGCGTGGTGCCGAGGTCGATGCCCACGGCGATGCGGCGCTGATGCGGATCGGGCGCCTGGCCGGGTTCGGAAATCTGAAGAAGAGCCATAAGGGCCTATTGTCCCAACTGATCGAATCTGGCTTCGACGTCCTGTCCGAAGCGCTCAATGAACATGAGGGCTCTCACCTGCTGCGCGGCGGCGGGGTAATCGCCTTTCTCGTCGATCAGCCAGTCGAGGGACGACAGCGCCCGGGTGCGCGAAGCCTCGACCTCGGCCTGCAGCTTCTCGACCGCGGCGATGTTCCCGGCGTCGTCGAGCGCCTCGCGCCATTCCATCTGCTGCATCAGGAAATCGGGCGGCATCGCCGTGTTGTTCTCGGCGTTCAGCGGCGCGTCGTGCAGCTCGCAGATATAGCTCGCGCGGCGAATCGGATCCTTCAGCCGCTGATAGGCCTCGTTGATGCGCACCGACCACTGCATGGCCACGCGCTGCGCCGCGGCGCCCTGCGCGGCAAAGCGGTCCGGGTGCGCTTCGCGCTGCAGCTCTTTCCAGCGCGCGTCGAGCGCGGCGCGGTCCTGCGCGAAAGTCGCCGGGACGGCGAACAGTTCAAAGTCGGTGTCGTTCAGGTTCATGGCAAGAAAAAACCGCCAGCACATGACATGGTGGCGGCTGTGGTCGCAATCAGCGACGACGCATCAG
This region includes:
- the hscA gene encoding Fe-S protein assembly chaperone HscA: MALLQISEPGQAPDPHQRRIAVGIDLGTTHSLVAAVRNGVAECLPDDQGRVLLPSAVRYLDGDRRQIGFDALAARAEDPANTITSVKRLMGRGLADIANRESMSYRIGGDEGGMVKVQTSVGEKSPVEISAEILATLRFRAEDTFDDELYGAVITVPAYFDEGQRQATKDAAQLAGLNVLRLISEPTAAAIAYGLDNASEGVYAVYDLGGGTFDISILRLTQGVFEVIATGGDSALGGDDYDHALADFVLAQTDVKVRNDSDKAAVLVAARAAKEALTDSDAVAFHVDLAGGSVRFDLTRAHFDAATKPLTDKTIAAVRKALRDAKLKADDLQGIVLVGGSTRMPQIREAVAAFFGRDPLVNLNPDEVVALGAAIQANQLAGNNGAGDLLLLDVIPLSLGIETMGGLVERIVPRNQTIPTAMAQDFTTYQDGQTALALHVVQGERDLVSDCRSLARFTLRGIPPMAAGAARIRVTFTVDADGLLSVGAKEQGSGVEASVAVKPSYGLSDDQIATMLQESFSTAQQDMQARALVEARVDADRMLLATQSALDADGDLLNENERAVIDASMAKLREAAKGSTDAAAIEAATKTLANDTEAFAAQRMNAGIARALAGRKVESL
- the hscB gene encoding Fe-S protein assembly co-chaperone HscB, which produces MNLNDTDFELFAVPATFAQDRAALDARWKELQREAHPDRFAAQGAAAQRVAMQWSVRINEAYQRLKDPIRRASYICELHDAPLNAENNTAMPPDFLMQQMEWREALDDAGNIAAVEKLQAEVEASRTRALSSLDWLIDEKGDYPAAAQQVRALMFIERFGQDVEARFDQLGQ